The Paenibacillus swuensis genome contains the following window.
GGGATGCCGATCAGGACGGGGTTGCGGAAGGTTGTCAACATGTAACCTACGATATTGAATTTCATGGACCCAATCCGTTATCCGGCATCTGGTATTTAGGGGCACTTCGAGCCATGAACGAGATGGCGGCATATTTGGGGGAAGATACGTTGGCGGACATGTGTCGAGAACTATTTAACTATGGCAGCCGTTGGATGGACGAGAACTTATTCAACGGAGAGTATTACGAGCAGGAGATACGTCCGTTCGATCCGCAGTTGATCGCCCCCGGATTGCAGACCGGAGAAGGAGCCGTCAATCAGCAGGAACCTGAAGTTCAGCTTGGCAGCGGGTGTTTGACCGATCAACTGATAGCACAGATGGTCGCCGCCCTGATCGGGCTCGGGGACTTGGTTGACCCGGAACATGTCCAGCGGACGTTGCAAAGTATACGAAAGTACAACTATAGAGCAGATACGTATGAAGCGTTCAACCATATGCGCAGTTTCGTGATGAATGATGAGCCGTCCCTGGTCATCTGTTCCTATCCTAAGGGAGACAAACCGGCTTTCCCGTTCCCTTATTACAGTGAAGCGATGAACGGGATGGAATATGCGGCCGCGGTGCATATGCTTCTTGTAGATATGACGGAAGAAGGGTTGCAGGTGATCCGCGATATTCGATCCCGTTATGACGGCCGCAAGCGCAATCCCTTCAATGAACAGGAATGCGGATATCATTATGTCCGTTCCATGGCGTCATGGGGGGCGATTCTTGCATGGACCGGCTTTCAATATGACGGGGTTCGTCATACGATGACCTTCAAGTCCGCTGCGGAGAGAACCCGATGGTTCTGGTCCAACGGTTCTGCATGGGGGTCATTCGAACAATCGCCGGAGGATGAGGGCACGGTTATAAAGCTTACTGTCATGCGCGGCATGCTGACCTTAAACAAGCTGGGCATCAAAGGTCTAGGCCATGTGGATTACCCCGCAAGTAAACGCTTGTCAGCCGGCGAATCCATTGCGGATAAGTTGGTCAGGCCCATATAGCCGCTATACGGATCCTTGCCTGCGTTTACGATATTCGCCCGGTGTAAATCCTGTGTGTTTCTTGAATAGTCGGATAAAATAATTGTCATTCTCCATCCCGATTTCCATGGCGATGGCGGATATTTTCAATTCCGAATGAACCAGCAGCAATTTGGCTTCTTCCATTCTTAAATAGTGCAGGTATTGCAAGGGCGTGAGTCCGGTATGTTTTTTTAGGCAGCGTGTGAGGTAGTCGATGTGGAAGTGAAACGCTTGTTCCATGGTCTGCACTTGGAATGGAACGGTATAGTGACCGGCCAGGTACTCCTTAATCCTGTTGCTTAATTTCATGGAGGGCGTTATTTTCAGCGAGCGCTGAAGCCCCTTCTGTAACCGGCTCAGAAATTCCATCAGGTATACATGCAATTGTATGGCATTGCCTACATTCAGTAAGCTTTGAATTTGGAGCATGGACTGCAGTACCGGGATAAGTTCTGAAACATCGCAGTTCATGTATTTAGGAATAAACATGGAATGCTCACGCGGTGCGGGGTCAACATCGGTTCCTTGCTGGAGAATTCGGTTCCACTCCAATTCTTTAAGCGGACGCGTTCGGGACACGCCGGGATGCGTGAAATGTACCCAATAAATCTCGGTGTCTTCTTCGCAGGCCTTGTGTCCGAAATGAGCCATGCCGGGTTCTAAAACCAGAAACTGACCCGGACCCACGGAATAAGCCTGGTCACGTTCTGTCATATACAGAGTGCCTTTCACCACTAACAACAAGTCATAAATATGAAATGTTCTCGAATTATGTACATTTCCCGGCTTCCATATATCATGTCCAATGGTAATGAACTGAGGTAACGGAGGTAAAATCAGCTCAATGCAATTCATGACACCATCTCCTGTTCACTTCTATTGCGTGCGATTCAGTATATATCGTTTTTGTGCTATAACAAGTCGAATCCGTTCCTTACTTATGAACCATTATACGCTTACATTTAATCATATGAACAGTACATCAAAGGAGCGAATTTCAATGCGATTCAGACAAGTACATTTGGACTTTCATACATCGGAGGC
Protein-coding sequences here:
- a CDS encoding AraC family transcriptional regulator; the encoded protein is MNCIELILPPLPQFITIGHDIWKPGNVHNSRTFHIYDLLLVVKGTLYMTERDQAYSVGPGQFLVLEPGMAHFGHKACEEDTEIYWVHFTHPGVSRTRPLKELEWNRILQQGTDVDPAPREHSMFIPKYMNCDVSELIPVLQSMLQIQSLLNVGNAIQLHVYLMEFLSRLQKGLQRSLKITPSMKLSNRIKEYLAGHYTVPFQVQTMEQAFHFHIDYLTRCLKKHTGLTPLQYLHYLRMEEAKLLLVHSELKISAIAMEIGMENDNYFIRLFKKHTGFTPGEYRKRRQGSV